A window of the Brassica napus cultivar Da-Ae chromosome C5, Da-Ae, whole genome shotgun sequence genome harbors these coding sequences:
- the LOC106431066 gene encoding aspartyl protease APCB1 isoform X1 encodes MEPQVDDQRAHAVVIITLPPSDDPSQGKTISAFTLTDHHYPPETHPEDHPNPNFQPGPLHQNPDPGLWLSDLSTGSPRLVLSLIAISLLAIAFYASVFPNTVQMFRVYDERDRDDEANRRETSSFVFPVYHKLGARAIPDRKLAEVVDVVKSGILVESIDQELVNPVKVNDAFSAIAASFDSSTTILPVGGDVYPNGLYFTRILVGKHYFYLDIDTGSDLTWVQCDAPCRSCAKGANQLYTPRKGMLVRSAESLCVEVQKNQMTQHCEDCEQCDYEIEYADLSSSLGVLTKDEFHINLHNGSVADLDIVFGCGYDQQGLLLNTLVKTDGILGLSRAKISLPSQLASRGIISNVIGHCLPSDLNGEGYIIMGSDLVPSHGITWVPMLHHSHLEVYQMQVSKVSYGNGMLSSDGRVGKVLFDTGSSYTYFPNKAYSHLVKSLKEVSGLGLTLDESDKTLPICWRADFVISSLSDFKRFFRPITLQIGSKWWIISKKLVLQPEDHLIISKKGNVCLGILDGSSVHDGSTIILGDVSMRGHLIVYDNVKRRIGWMRSDCVRPRDSDFNVPFFQG; translated from the exons ATGGAGCCACAAGTTGACGACCAGCGAGCCCATGCCGTAGTCATAATCACTCTCCCACCTTCCGATGATCCTTCCCAAGGCAAAACTATCTCTGCCTTCACCCTCACTGACCACCACTACCCACCCGAAACCCATCCGGAGGACCACCCAAACCCGAATTTTCAACCCGGCCCACTTCACCAAAACCCGGATCCCGGACTCTGGCTCTCGGATCTCTCCACGGGCTCGCCGAGACTAGTTCTGAGTCTTATCGCTATTTCGCTTCTCGCGATTGCCTTCTACGCCTCTGTTTTCCCCAACACCGTTCagatgtttagggtttatgatgaGAGGGATCGTGACGATGAAGCCAATCGCCGTGAAACGTCGTCGTTTGTCTTCCCTGTCTACCACAAACTGGGTGCCCGGGCTATCCCAGACCGGAAGTTAGCGGAAGTTGTGGATGTAGTAAAAAGTGGAATCCTTGTGGAGTCAATCGATCAAGAGCTGGTCAACCCTGTGAAAGTCAACGATGCTTTTTCTGCTATCGCTGCTTCTTTTGACTCCTCCACTACGATTCTTCCCGTTGGTGGAGATGTCTATCCTAATGG GCTCTACTTCACACGGATTCTTGTTGGAAAACACTACTTCTATCTCGACATCGATACTGGAAGTGACTTGACTTGGGTCCAGTGTGACGCTCCTTGTAGGAGCTGCGCTAAG GGAGCAAATCAATTGTATACACCAAGAAAAGGTATGTTAGTGAGATCCGCGGAGTCCTTATGTGTAGAAGTTCAAAAGAATCAAATGACACAACATTGTGAGGATTGTGAGCAATGTGACTACGAGATTGAGTATGCTGATCTTAGCTCTTCCCTTGGAGTTCTCACCAAAGATGAGTTTCATATCAATCTCCACAACGGCTCAGTTGCCGACTTGGATATTGTTTTCGG GTGTGGATATGATCAGCAAGGGCTGCTGTTAAACACTCTGGTAAAAACAGACGGGATCCTCGGTCTAAGCAGAGCTAAAATTAGCTTGCCTTCTCAACTTGCAAGCCGAGGTATCATCAGCAATGTGATTGGCCACTGCCTTCCCTCTGATCTAAACGGTGAAGGGTATATCATCATGGGAAGTGATTTGGTTCCCTCACACGGAATCACATGGGTTCCTATGCTTCACCATTCTCACTT GGAAGTTTATCAGATGCAAGTTTCAAAAGTGAGCTACGGGAATGGTATGCTTAGCTCAGACGGTAGAGTAGGCAAAGTCTTATTTGACACAGGAAGCTCTTATACATACTTCCCTAACAAGGCTTACTCTCACCTGGTCAAATCA CTTAAAGAAGTTTCTGGGTTGGGACTAACACTTGACGAATCAGACAAAACACTGCCTATCTGTTGGCGAGCTGACTTCGTGATCAG TTCCTTGTCGGATTTTAAACGGTTCTTTAGACCAATAACTCTGCAAATAGGGAGCAAATGGTGGATCATATCAAAAAAACTTGTGCTTCAGCCAGAGGATCACTTGATCATAAGC AAAAAAGGAAACGTATGTCTTGGGATATTAGATGGAAGCAGTGTTCATGATGGATCCACCATTATTCTTGGAG ACGTGTCGATGCGTGGACACCTGATCGTGTACGACAATGTAAAGCGGAGAATCGGATGGATGAGATCAGACTGCGTTCGGCCTCGTGATTCTGATTTCAATGTACCTTTCTTTCAAG GTTGa
- the LOC106431066 gene encoding aspartyl protease APCB1 isoform X2 yields the protein MLFLLSLLLLTPPLRFFPLVEMSILMGNNRALLYFTRILVGKHYFYLDIDTGSDLTWVQCDAPCRSCAKGANQLYTPRKGMLVRSAESLCVEVQKNQMTQHCEDCEQCDYEIEYADLSSSLGVLTKDEFHINLHNGSVADLDIVFGCGYDQQGLLLNTLVKTDGILGLSRAKISLPSQLASRGIISNVIGHCLPSDLNGEGYIIMGSDLVPSHGITWVPMLHHSHLEVYQMQVSKVSYGNGMLSSDGRVGKVLFDTGSSYTYFPNKAYSHLVKSLKEVSGLGLTLDESDKTLPICWRADFVISSLSDFKRFFRPITLQIGSKWWIISKKLVLQPEDHLIISKKGNVCLGILDGSSVHDGSTIILGDVSMRGHLIVYDNVKRRIGWMRSDCVRPRDSDFNVPFFQG from the exons ATGCTTTTTCTGCTATCGCTGCTTCTTTTGACTCCTCCACTACGATTCTTCCCGTTGGTGGAGATGTCTATCCTAATGGGTAATAATAGAGCATT GCTCTACTTCACACGGATTCTTGTTGGAAAACACTACTTCTATCTCGACATCGATACTGGAAGTGACTTGACTTGGGTCCAGTGTGACGCTCCTTGTAGGAGCTGCGCTAAG GGAGCAAATCAATTGTATACACCAAGAAAAGGTATGTTAGTGAGATCCGCGGAGTCCTTATGTGTAGAAGTTCAAAAGAATCAAATGACACAACATTGTGAGGATTGTGAGCAATGTGACTACGAGATTGAGTATGCTGATCTTAGCTCTTCCCTTGGAGTTCTCACCAAAGATGAGTTTCATATCAATCTCCACAACGGCTCAGTTGCCGACTTGGATATTGTTTTCGG GTGTGGATATGATCAGCAAGGGCTGCTGTTAAACACTCTGGTAAAAACAGACGGGATCCTCGGTCTAAGCAGAGCTAAAATTAGCTTGCCTTCTCAACTTGCAAGCCGAGGTATCATCAGCAATGTGATTGGCCACTGCCTTCCCTCTGATCTAAACGGTGAAGGGTATATCATCATGGGAAGTGATTTGGTTCCCTCACACGGAATCACATGGGTTCCTATGCTTCACCATTCTCACTT GGAAGTTTATCAGATGCAAGTTTCAAAAGTGAGCTACGGGAATGGTATGCTTAGCTCAGACGGTAGAGTAGGCAAAGTCTTATTTGACACAGGAAGCTCTTATACATACTTCCCTAACAAGGCTTACTCTCACCTGGTCAAATCA CTTAAAGAAGTTTCTGGGTTGGGACTAACACTTGACGAATCAGACAAAACACTGCCTATCTGTTGGCGAGCTGACTTCGTGATCAG TTCCTTGTCGGATTTTAAACGGTTCTTTAGACCAATAACTCTGCAAATAGGGAGCAAATGGTGGATCATATCAAAAAAACTTGTGCTTCAGCCAGAGGATCACTTGATCATAAGC AAAAAAGGAAACGTATGTCTTGGGATATTAGATGGAAGCAGTGTTCATGATGGATCCACCATTATTCTTGGAG ACGTGTCGATGCGTGGACACCTGATCGTGTACGACAATGTAAAGCGGAGAATCGGATGGATGAGATCAGACTGCGTTCGGCCTCGTGATTCTGATTTCAATGTACCTTTCTTTCAAGGTTGA